CCTCGAGCACCTCGACTCGCGCGCCGCCGCGCGCACCCACCTCGAGGCCGCCCTCGATCTCGAGCCCGGCAACGCCGAGGTCGCCGGTCGCCTCGAGACCCTCTACGCCGAGGACGAGGCCTGGGAGAAGGTCGCCCGGATGCTCGAGCGCCTGGTGGAGGCCACCGAGGACATCGAGACCCGGCAGCGCCTCCTCGATCGCCTGGCCACCCTCGAGGCCGAGGAGCTGAAGCGCCCGGGGGAGGCCGCGCAGGCCCTGCAGCGCCTGCTCTCCCTCGATCCCGGCCGCAAGCGGGCCGTGGCCCAGCTGCGGGAGGCCGCCGAGGCCGCCGGCGACTCGGTCCTGCTGACCCGGGGCCTGGCGATCGCCGCCGAGCTGGCCACCGAGGACCGCCGCAAGGTGGAGCTGTGGCAGGAGCTGGGCGCTGCCTGGGAGGCCGCGGGGGACACCCGGGCAGCCTCCGAGGCCTACCGGCGCGTCCTCGTGATCGCGCCGGCCGACGCCGACGCCAACGCCGGCCTCGAGCGGACCCTCACCGAGAGCGGGAGCCCCGAGGAGGTCGCCGAGGCCCTCACCACCAAGCTCGCCGCCGCCGAGAGCGCCGACGAGAAGCGGGTGGCCGGCCTGAAGCTGGCCGCGCACCAGGCCGACACCATGCAGGACGCCGCCGCCGCGCGGCAGACCCTCGAGGGGCTCCTGGAGGGGGCGCCCGAGGATCCCGAGATCCTCCGAGCGCTGCTGGGGGTGCTCGAGGCCGCCGGCGATCTCGAGGCCCGCATCGAGGTCCTCTCCCGGGTCGTCGAGTCGGACGCCGCCGACGTCAGCCGGGGGCTGGAGCTCGCCGGGCTCCTGGCCGAGGCCGGCAAGGCCGAGGAGGCCACCGCCCGGCTCGTCGCCGTGGACGACGCCGCGCCCGAGCATCCGGCCGTGATCGAGGTGCTCGCCCGCTTCTGCGAGGGCAAGGACGCCGCGCCGGAGCTCCTCGATCGGCTCGAGCGCCGCCTGGAGGCAGGCGGCGAGTGGACCCGCCTGCTCCAGCTGCTCGAGGATCGGGTCGCCCACGTGGGGGACGACATCGCGCAGAAGGCCGGCCTGCTGCGCCGGGTGGCGTCGCTGCAGGAGGAGCGCCTGGCGGACAAGCGGGCCGCGCTGCTGGCCCTGGGCGGCGCCGCGCGCCTGACGCCCCAGGACCGGGAGCTCACCGACGAGCTGCAGCGCCTGGCCACCGAGGCGGGCGCCCACACCGAGTACGAGGCCCTGCTGGGCGAGATCTACGAGGCCGCCCAGGAGTCGGGCGCGGGCCCCGAGCTCCTGCGCCCCCTGCAGGTCGCCCGCGCGAAGCTGCGGGCCGAGGTCCTCGGCGACGCCGAGGGCGCCGCCACCGTCTACCAGCGGCTGGTGGAGGCGACCGATCCGAAGGATCCGATCCACCACGACTCCCTGCAGGCCCTGGCGCGGATCGCCCGGGACACCCAGCAGTGGCCCGAGCTGGCCGCGACCCTGGAGCGCCTGGTGCCGCTGGCGGCGACGCCGCCGGACAAGGCTCGCCTCCTCCTCGAGCGGGGCGAGGTGCAGGAGCAGTACCTCCAGCAGCACGCCGAGGCGGCGGCCACCCTGCGCGCGGCCCTGGAGGCCGGGGCGGGGGAGGCCGAGGTCCTGCCCTCCCTGGCCAGGGCCCTCGAGGCCGCCGGGGACGAGGAGGGCCTCTCGGAGATCATCCTGCGGCAGGCCGCCCTCGCAGCGGCCACCGGAGACGAGCACGCCTCCGGGCGGCTGAAGCTCAAGAGCGCCCAGCTCGCCCGCTCCCTCGGGCGGGCGGACGAGGCGGTGGAGCAGTTCCGTCAGGTGCTGCTGGAGCGGCCGGGCGATCCCGACGCCCGGGAGGGGCTGCGCTCCCTCCTCGACGCGCCCGAGATCGGCAAGGACGCCGCGCTGGCGCTGGCCGCGGCCTGCGAGAAGACCCACGACTCGGCGGAGGTGACCGAGCTCCTCGAGCGCCTCGCCGTGATCACCGAGGGCGCCGAGCGCGCCGGCCACCTCGAGCGGGCGGCCGAGCTCTACGCCAGCGAGCTGCACCAGCGGGCGCCGGCCCTCGGGGCACTGCTGCGCGCGCGCGAGGCCCGCGGCGGTGAGGGCCTCGAGGAGCCGATCGCCAAGATGGCGGCGTCGATCGACGAGGTCGATCGCTTCATCGAGACCGTCGAGGCCCTGGAGCAGAACCTGAGCGGCACCACCCTGGTGCTGGCCTGGCGGCTCCTCGCCGAGCAGACCGCCGCCAAGGCCGCCACCCGCGAGGTGGGCATCGCGGCCTACGAGAAGATCCTCGGCGCGGACGCGGCGAACGCCGAGGCCCTCGAGGGCCTGCACGCCCTCTACCGGGTCACCGAGCGCTGGCCCGATCTCCACGCGCACAGCGTGCGGCGCGCCGAGCTCGCCACCGAGCCGGCCGAGCAGATCCGCCACTGGCGGGAGGCCGGGCGGGTAGCCGAGGAGCGGCTGGAGGATCCGGGCCTGGCCGCGGACGCCCACCGCAAGGTCGTCGAGATCGCGCCGGACGACGCCGAGTCCTCCCGGGTGCTCGACCGCCTCTACCAGAAGCTGGGCCGGCGGGACGATCTGGCCTGGGTGCTCGACCTGCAGCGCAAGTCGGCGTCCACCGTCGACCGCAAGCGGGACATCACCTTCCGCCTGGCGGAGCTGGTGCGCGAGGCCGGCAGGGCCGCGGAGGCGATCGAGCTCTACGGCGAGGTGCTGCAGCTGGAGGAGACCCACGCCCCGGCCCGGGAGGCCCTCGAGGCCATCACCCGCGCGGGCGGCGACACCTCGCCCAAGGCCTACGCCCTCCTCGACGAGGTGCTGGCCAAGACCGGCAACCACCGCGAGCGCATCGACCTGCGCGAGGCCCGCCTGGCGGGCGGCGGCGAGGCCGATCCCGAGCTGGCCACCCGGCTCTTCTCCGAGCTGCGCCAGATCCACGCCGACAAGCTCAAGGCCCCCGAGATGGCCTTCATGATCGCCTGCCGGCAGATCGGCAAGCGCATCGACACCCTGGCCGCGGCCACCGCGGCCGCCGAGCTCGCCGACGCCCTCCAGAACCACGAAGATCTCTGGGAGGTGCTCGAGGAGAGCGCCGAGGGTCTGGAGGAGGGCGATCCCCAGGCCATCGAGCTCTTCCGGCGCGCGGCGGCGCTGAAGACCGCCCACGGCTCGGCCGAGGCCGCCATCTCCGCCTGGAAGCGGGTGCAGGCCCTGGCCCCCGAAGACCGCGAGGTCCTCGACCAGCTGGAGGGCCTCTTCAACAAGAAGGCCGACGCCCAGAACCTCGTCGACCTCTACCGGACCAAGGTCGACCTGGCGAAGGATGGCGGCGAGCGCTCGGTGGCTCGCCTGGAGCTGGCCAAGCTCCTGGAGCAGGCGGGCGACGACGAGAAGGCCATCGACGCCTTCGAGCTGATCGTGGCCGAGCCCAACGCCGACGCGAAGGCCCGCACCTCGGCCCTGCGCGAGCTGGAGCGGCTCTACGCGAAGGCCGAGCGGCCGCAGGACCAGGCCCGGATCCTGGCCAACCTGGTGAAGGCCCTGGAGGAGGAGACCGAGCGCTTCCGCTACCTCGTCCGCCTCGGCGCGATCTTCGAGGAGCACGACGGCAGCCCCACCCGGGCGCTGGAGATCTACCGCTCGGTGGTGGCCGCCTCCACCGAGGGCGAGGAGTCCGCTCCCGGGCAGGCCGAGCTGGCCGCCGCCATCACCGGCCTCGAGCGCCTGCTGGTGAACGAGGCCTCCCGGGTCTCGGCCGCCGCCGGCCTCGAGCCCATCTACCGGGCCCGCGGGGAGGGGAGGAAGCTCACCGAGGTCCTGGAGATCCGCCTGCCCACCGAGGCCGATCCGGACGCCCGCCTGGGCCTCTTCCGCGAGATCGCGAGCCTCTACGAGGAGCGGGTGGGGCAGCCGCCCCTGGCCTTCATGGTCTGGTGCCGCGCCATGCGCGAGATGCCCCAGGAGGAGGAGGTGCGCGAGCGCATCGAGGTCCTCGCCCAGGTCACCGAGTCCTGGGAGGAGCTCGCCGGGCTCTACCGCGAGGTCCTGGAGAAGGCCGATCCCGGCGCGGACTGGGTCCTGCCGCTGCACGCCCGCACCGCCGAGATCTACGAGGTCTCGCTGGGGCAGCCCACCAAGGCGATCCTCCACCGGCAGGCCCTCGCCGAGGCCACCGGGGAGATCGAGGCCCTCGAGTCCCTCGCCGTCCTGCTGCGCGAGGCCCGCTCACCCGAGCTGATCGGCGTCGATCGCAAGCTGATCGAGGCCACCGACGATCCCTCGCGCAAGCGCGCCCTCTGGATGGAGGTCGCCGGGGTGGCCGAGGCCACCCAGCCCGTGGACGCCGTCTCGGCCTTCCGCGAGATCGTGACCCTCGACGGCGACGATCCCGACCCCGAGGTGCTGCAGCGCCTCGGGCGGGTGCTCTCCGAGCTCGAGCGCTGGGACGAGCTCTGCGAGGTCCTGGCGATGGAAGTCGAGCTGGCCAAGAAGGCCGGCGACGCCCACGCCGAGGCCGAGTGGCGCTTCCGCTGGGGGCGCGTCCTCCAGGTGCGCCTGCGCCGCCCCGACGAGGCGGTGGACATCTACGAGGCGGCCCTGGCCGCCGAGCCCGCCTCCACCGGCGCCGTGGCCGGCCTCGAGGAGATCCTCCAGTCGGGGGTCGAGGCCTGGGCCCGCACCGCCGCCGCCCGGGCCGCGCGCGTGCTCAAGCCGCGCTACGAGAAGGGGGCCGACTCGGCACGCCTGATCAAGGCCCTGGAGATCCTCGCCTCCGCCTCCGAGGATCCGGAGGAGCAGTCGAGCTTCCTCTGCGAGATCGCCGACGTCTACGCCTCCAGCCAGCAGAGCGAGGAGATGGCCTTCATGAGCATCACTCGCGCGCTCCAGGCCCTGCCCTGGAATCGCGAGGCCCTCTCCCGCCTGGAGGCGCTCTCCGAGCAGAGCGAGCTCCAGGAGGAGGAGGCCGAGCTGCTCGAGAGCCTGGTGGGCTCCGTGCGCGACGACGAGGTCGTCGCCCTCTACCTGCGCCGGCTGGGCAAGCTGCAGGCCGACGCGGGTGAGGTCGAGGCGGCCATCGGCCACTACCAGCGGCTGCTGGAGATCCACCCCTCCGACACCCTGGCCCTCGATCGCCTCTCCCGCCTCACCCGCCTCGAGGGTGACCTCGACGCCCACATCGAGGTCCTGCGCCGCCAGTTCACGGCGACCGAGGCGGTCGCCGATCGCGTGAAGCTGCTGCGCCAGATCGCCCTGGTGCAGGAGCAGCAGCAGGGCGACGTCGGCGCCGCGATGGCCACCTGGCGTCAGCTCACGGAGCTGGCCCCGGACGATCGCGAGGCCTGGGCTCACCTCGACGACCTCTGTCAGCGCCAGGAGCGCTGGACCGAGCTCGACGACATCCTCCGCCGGGAGGCCGAGCTGGCCGCCGAGGCGAAGGACGTCCCGGCGCAGGTGGGCTACTTCCACCGCCTGGCCGAGCTCAAGGAGAGCCGCCTCCTCGATCCGGACGGCGCCCTCGTCCTCCACCGCGAGGTCCTGGCGCTCGAGCCGGGCCACGCCGCCACCGTGGAGCGGGTGGAGCAGCTGCTGCGCGAGCAGAAGGATCGCGTCGATCTCGCGCGCCTCCTCGAGGACGTCTACCGCTCGCAGGCGGCCTGGCCGCAGCTGCTCTCGGTGCTCGACGTGCGCGCCGGCTACGAGCCGGAGAAGGAGGTCCGCCTCGAGGTGCTCTGGGAGATGCACGAGATCCAGGAGCGACGCCTGGGCTCCCCGGAGATGGCCTTCATCCTGCTGTGCCGGGCCTTCAACCTCCTGCCCACCGACCCCGAGGTGCGGGCCGGCCTCGAGCGCCTGGCCGAGCTCACCGAGCAGCACGAGGAGCTGGTGGCGGTCTACGAGGACGCCATCGACGAGATCGGGGTGCCCGAGGTGCTGGCCGAGATGAGCCTCACCGTCGGCCGGATCTACGAGACGAAGCTCGAGGATCCCGAGACCGCCCTGAACCACTACGAGCAGGTGAAGAAGATCGATCCGGACTGCCTGCCCGCGCTGCAGGCCCTGGATCGGCTCTACCGCCGGCGCGAGGACTGGCACGACCTGGCCGAGACCCTCACCCACCAGGCCGAGCTCACCTCCGACGCCGAGGAGAAGACCGCCGTGCTCTTCCGCCTCGGCCAGCTCTACGCCGACAAGATGCAAGCCACGGATCGTGCGGTGGCGATCTTCGAGGAGCTCCTCGAGGTGCAGCCGGGCCACCTGCCGGCCCTGCGGAGCATCGAGCAGCTCTACGCCGAGGCCGGCGCCTGGCAGAAGCTGGCGGCGAACCTCGAGGTGCAGCTGGAGGCCGCCAAGGACGACGCCGCCCGCGAGCGGCTCATCGGCCGCCTGGCCGATGTCCTCGGTGAGCACCTCGGCGAGCACGAGCGGGCCATCGGCCTGTGGAAGGACGTCCTGGAGCTGAACAAGCGCTCCGAGGCGGCCCAGGCTGCCCTCGAGCGCCTCTACGAGGCCTCCGAGCAGTGGGAGGTGCTGGCCGACCACCTCAAGAGCCGCCTGGAGCGGACCATCGATCCGCGGGAGATCACCCGCCTCAACGATCGGCTGGGCTGGGTCA
The sequence above is drawn from the Deltaproteobacteria bacterium genome and encodes:
- a CDS encoding tetratricopeptide repeat protein, producing MAEEHRETTRKLQLFPAHREAFEELAARYHEASSWEELARLYEERLRKVPEAPDALDLRERLAVLYHRKLEDLVAARRHYEAVLLRDPRRWEASDGMVEVLQSAEAWNELAALLRQRVAAAEGSAKAEHLLALAELQAEKLGEPDRAVQSWRAAFATDKAQHGALARAREQLISDGRLSEAARLATMELEAGAPELGPVFASLGERLAAFAWYREQATRLLEQAGEIDADAYGELKEKVLEAYAEESKSWKEQARALRAEAVDARDKRVAADAYLRIAMLHALYADDGEKVRENLERVFLLDPGCRSALDFLEDFHSQKQDYEGLAAAYETLAGSVKDRDMAAEVLVRLSRVREQRLDDAEGGRAALIKVLETDPSHAVAASALAFAYQRQEAWQEAAHVLEARLAAGGDKSERVRLHRELAELHLEHLDSRAAARTHLEAALDLEPGNAEVAGRLETLYAEDEAWEKVARMLERLVEATEDIETRQRLLDRLATLEAEELKRPGEAAQALQRLLSLDPGRKRAVAQLREAAEAAGDSVLLTRGLAIAAELATEDRRKVELWQELGAAWEAAGDTRAASEAYRRVLVIAPADADANAGLERTLTESGSPEEVAEALTTKLAAAESADEKRVAGLKLAAHQADTMQDAAAARQTLEGLLEGAPEDPEILRALLGVLEAAGDLEARIEVLSRVVESDAADVSRGLELAGLLAEAGKAEEATARLVAVDDAAPEHPAVIEVLARFCEGKDAAPELLDRLERRLEAGGEWTRLLQLLEDRVAHVGDDIAQKAGLLRRVASLQEERLADKRAALLALGGAARLTPQDRELTDELQRLATEAGAHTEYEALLGEIYEAAQESGAGPELLRPLQVARAKLRAEVLGDAEGAATVYQRLVEATDPKDPIHHDSLQALARIARDTQQWPELAATLERLVPLAATPPDKARLLLERGEVQEQYLQQHAEAAATLRAALEAGAGEAEVLPSLARALEAAGDEEGLSEIILRQAALAAATGDEHASGRLKLKSAQLARSLGRADEAVEQFRQVLLERPGDPDAREGLRSLLDAPEIGKDAALALAAACEKTHDSAEVTELLERLAVITEGAERAGHLERAAELYASELHQRAPALGALLRAREARGGEGLEEPIAKMAASIDEVDRFIETVEALEQNLSGTTLVLAWRLLAEQTAAKAATREVGIAAYEKILGADAANAEALEGLHALYRVTERWPDLHAHSVRRAELATEPAEQIRHWREAGRVAEERLEDPGLAADAHRKVVEIAPDDAESSRVLDRLYQKLGRRDDLAWVLDLQRKSASTVDRKRDITFRLAELVREAGRAAEAIELYGEVLQLEETHAPAREALEAITRAGGDTSPKAYALLDEVLAKTGNHRERIDLREARLAGGGEADPELATRLFSELRQIHADKLKAPEMAFMIACRQIGKRIDTLAAATAAAELADALQNHEDLWEVLEESAEGLEEGDPQAIELFRRAAALKTAHGSAEAAISAWKRVQALAPEDREVLDQLEGLFNKKADAQNLVDLYRTKVDLAKDGGERSVARLELAKLLEQAGDDEKAIDAFELIVAEPNADAKARTSALRELERLYAKAERPQDQARILANLVKALEEETERFRYLVRLGAIFEEHDGSPTRALEIYRSVVAASTEGEESAPGQAELAAAITGLERLLVNEASRVSAAAGLEPIYRARGEGRKLTEVLEIRLPTEADPDARLGLFREIASLYEERVGQPPLAFMVWCRAMREMPQEEEVRERIEVLAQVTESWEELAGLYREVLEKADPGADWVLPLHARTAEIYEVSLGQPTKAILHRQALAEATGEIEALESLAVLLREARSPELIGVDRKLIEATDDPSRKRALWMEVAGVAEATQPVDAVSAFREIVTLDGDDPDPEVLQRLGRVLSELERWDELCEVLAMEVELAKKAGDAHAEAEWRFRWGRVLQVRLRRPDEAVDIYEAALAAEPASTGAVAGLEEILQSGVEAWARTAAARAARVLKPRYEKGADSARLIKALEILASASEDPEEQSSFLCEIADVYASSQQSEEMAFMSITRALQALPWNREALSRLEALSEQSELQEEEAELLESLVGSVRDDEVVALYLRRLGKLQADAGEVEAAIGHYQRLLEIHPSDTLALDRLSRLTRLEGDLDAHIEVLRRQFTATEAVADRVKLLRQIALVQEQQQGDVGAAMATWRQLTELAPDDREAWAHLDDLCQRQERWTELDDILRREAELAAEAKDVPAQVGYFHRLAELKESRLLDPDGALVLHREVLALEPGHAATVERVEQLLREQKDRVDLARLLEDVYRSQAAWPQLLSVLDVRAGYEPEKEVRLEVLWEMHEIQERRLGSPEMAFILLCRAFNLLPTDPEVRAGLERLAELTEQHEELVAVYEDAIDEIGVPEVLAEMSLTVGRIYETKLEDPETALNHYEQVKKIDPDCLPALQALDRLYRRREDWHDLAETLTHQAELTSDAEEKTAVLFRLGQLYADKMQATDRAVAIFEELLEVQPGHLPALRSIEQLYAEAGAWQKLAANLEVQLEAAKDDAARERLIGRLADVLGEHLGEHERAIGLWKDVLELNKRSEAAQAALERLYEASEQWEVLADHLKSRLERTIDPREITRLNDRLGWVMGAKLGQASDAIASFRAVLERDPRNLRALEALRDIYDTEGSWNELVTVLKRLVPLQDTPEGTKAVRMRLAEVLGRELDNRDEAIEACRRYLDVEPHLEDELLSLEGLLRELKAPGEAVKVMEARARVITHELELEQTRAEHEEGEALEAREASLEDIRAHLVVVLFEIARTYADDVKRVASGAEALEQVLVADPGNREAVTKLRAIYEKSDRWREMATLVEGLLPHAADDEERRSLQLEIAYLQEEKLGQKEMAFLALGRAFAERPDDEQIEAGLFRLAEEADTWDELAVVIEEIADDQPPGPAKANALLKLAEVQDQRLDDPDEAEAAIRQVLSFDPSSTPALEMLSKLFVARGQASNLVVALEQKLEVTGEPEEQKKVLARIAEVYEQDLDDMEEAIATWRRITDLDGACVMAIDNLARIYEASESWDELVGILERAAEVSSEQRADRMFQVGEIHEERRKDDASAIRAWQSGLEENPTHEPSLNALEQIYTRLERWNELLRTYEAQVEATEDADAKVAFLLKISTLQESQFDNPPNALDAYERALAIDPEHTNALEGQIRQLRALEEWERLIGALEHKLSMTRDEETAVQLHIELGNVWHDQLQRVDKAETVFSQALEILPESRDALGALGKLYEKSGNWSPALEMMQREVTIAGTSDDAVEIYHRMGKIYEDMLLDTAAARANYEQALEIDPGYLPAIQSMKSLSELEKDWGQYLEALVQEAKHTDDLARKTRLLHQIGVFYRDQREDPDGAIRYFEEALTKTEDDLQSAEDAYPLYLGREDWERGEQLLRIVCKGQEAAGLDGPELCQRWYKLGYVRQKLEAAEGALEAFEKAYENDPTYLPALEGLGAALVGAARWEEALKIYQAILIHHRESVTDLEVVEYYWQLGEINLKLDERERAVKNFEKALEIDPRHSPALTSLVRILEEDDAWDEAIELRTRLLDALDPDERYEMYLAIGQASSEKQMDPYSAIDAYMGAHKLKENALAPLQSLLLLYRETRQAAKAVEILERLLSHPEVQAEVNLQKRYELTLAEIYRDDLKDPDQAVYHFDRALDLDYTLAPALAAIEEILGKRKRWQELEQAYSRMIQRIPKGPQTRAVRVGLWRAVGDLYRNALRNLDGAIAAYQVVTRADPEDVDAIETYASLLAAKPGAEADAITAFQMALKVTDEPARVARALLRLHTARKSFDRAFCVSAVINVLIGNPEPEEQQFFERIKPYAPERATRSLTDRLWEQQLYHDKLKGPVADILAILYEQAGPAIAVDLKVEGVNVRKDRVDVASSPLYFANMYRYVGKVLGMEAVALYQRLDQTEGLAVLNTSPLSLAASEEMLGRSSKRELWFAIGKAMAFCRPELALGRVLDLEHLDLLLQSAASLVRPGFPVNLHPQEVQRTQAQLRKVLSPEATQALARVVRDWSPERALADLRDYAAGVEHTANRAGILLAGDIAVARSCLMEDKGGAAKLPFRTKVRDLVMFCLSEEFFQVREALGLAVQIPT